Proteins from a genomic interval of Microbacterium imperiale:
- a CDS encoding glutamyl-tRNA reductase, protein MLVALTAHQRSTPLASLERLSVIGDEVGTRLTEAHEAIQGAVVLATCNRFEAYFDLRDDADFPSTIPAMDAAMEEIAKLSDLPYRTVRETVDFAHGNKVAHHLFSVASGLDSVAVGEDEIAGQVRRALDDARRGGLTTAPLEHLFQRATETSRAVKNSTRIGESGRSLVRLALELASSRVADWSAARVLLVGTGRYAAASLAALRDKGAVDVRVHSRSGRSRFAQREHLVAVDAEHYAAEAAAADVIVTCTTTTDTYALTAAEHAARRAGADRTQLIIDLGLPRNVDPALRDVPDIELLDLETIRVHAPIDEFATLGEAREIVAGAAARHAAARRVHEVAPSVVAMRGYITGILDDEIERARLRGEAPQVEAALRHFSGVLLHRLIAQGHTLASSGSGSAWADAVRTVFPGADDSGRTSPDEAAPGDLGAGAERS, encoded by the coding sequence GTGCTCGTCGCTCTCACCGCGCATCAGCGCTCCACACCGCTCGCTTCTCTCGAGCGACTCTCCGTCATCGGAGACGAAGTCGGCACCCGGTTGACAGAGGCCCACGAGGCCATCCAGGGCGCCGTCGTCCTGGCCACCTGCAATCGGTTCGAGGCGTACTTCGACCTGCGCGACGATGCCGACTTCCCCTCGACCATCCCGGCGATGGATGCCGCGATGGAGGAGATCGCGAAGCTGAGCGATCTGCCGTACCGGACCGTGCGCGAGACGGTCGACTTCGCGCACGGCAACAAGGTGGCGCACCACCTCTTCTCGGTCGCGTCCGGCCTCGATTCGGTCGCCGTCGGCGAGGACGAGATCGCGGGGCAGGTCCGGCGCGCTCTCGACGACGCCCGCCGCGGCGGGCTCACGACCGCGCCGCTCGAACACCTCTTCCAGCGCGCGACCGAGACCTCGCGTGCCGTGAAGAACAGCACGCGCATCGGCGAGTCGGGCCGGTCGCTCGTCCGCCTCGCCCTCGAGCTGGCGTCGTCGCGCGTGGCCGACTGGTCGGCGGCGCGGGTGCTGCTCGTGGGCACGGGCCGATACGCCGCGGCATCCCTCGCTGCCCTGCGCGACAAGGGCGCCGTCGACGTCCGCGTGCACTCGCGCTCGGGACGCAGCCGCTTCGCGCAGCGCGAGCACCTCGTCGCCGTCGATGCCGAGCACTACGCCGCTGAGGCCGCCGCCGCGGACGTCATCGTGACCTGCACCACGACGACCGACACCTACGCCCTGACCGCCGCCGAGCACGCCGCCCGCCGCGCCGGTGCCGACCGCACCCAGCTGATCATCGACCTGGGGCTCCCCCGCAACGTCGACCCCGCTCTGCGCGACGTCCCCGACATCGAGCTGCTCGACCTCGAGACCATCCGGGTGCACGCCCCCATCGACGAGTTCGCGACCCTCGGCGAGGCCCGTGAGATCGTCGCGGGGGCCGCAGCCCGCCACGCCGCAGCCCGCCGCGTCCACGAGGTGGCGCCGTCGGTCGTGGCGATGCGCGGATACATCACGGGCATCCTCGATGACGAGATCGAGCGCGCCCGGTTGCGCGGCGAGGCTCCGCAGGTCGAGGCCGCGCTGCGGCACTTCTCCGGTGTGCTGCTGCACCGCCTCATCGCCCAGGGCCACACCCTCGCCTCGTCCGGTTCCGGCTCGGCCTGGGCCGACGCGGTGCGCACGGTCTTTCCCGGCGCCGACGACTCCGGCCGCACCTCGCCCGACGAGGCCGCACCCGGCGACCTGGGCGCGGGAGCCGAGCGGTCATGA
- the hemE gene encoding uroporphyrinogen decarboxylase yields the protein MRTLLGERVEKTPVWFMRQAGRSLPEYRALRSQGSMLDACLTPELASEITLQPVRRHGVDAAIFFSDIIVPLAILGIEVEIAAGRGPVFARPLSTAADIARAVEIDPALVRERGEAIARAVELTTDMLAEESESRGEPLPLIGFAGAPFTLAAYLVEGGPSKDHLAARRLIHEDPAAWNALTEWLARVTGEFLALQVASGASAAQLFDSWAGGLPPEDYRAAALPASAASLDAVRALPVPEGAGIDHIPLVHFGVGTGEILRDMASIGIDALGVDYRVPLDEAARRVGSHLTLQGNLDPALLFAPAGVRDAAIERILEAGRSARAHVFNLGHGVPMQADPDAISSVVRTVHGWRSA from the coding sequence GTGCGCACCCTGCTCGGCGAACGCGTCGAGAAGACCCCCGTCTGGTTCATGCGCCAGGCCGGCCGATCGCTCCCGGAGTACCGCGCGCTGCGGTCGCAGGGCAGCATGCTCGACGCCTGCCTGACCCCCGAGCTCGCGAGCGAGATCACGCTGCAGCCGGTCCGGCGCCACGGCGTCGATGCCGCCATCTTCTTCAGCGACATCATCGTGCCGCTGGCGATCCTCGGGATCGAGGTCGAGATCGCCGCCGGTCGCGGCCCGGTCTTCGCCCGGCCCCTGAGTACCGCGGCCGACATCGCCCGTGCGGTCGAGATCGATCCCGCGCTCGTCCGCGAGCGTGGCGAGGCCATCGCCCGTGCCGTCGAGCTCACGACGGACATGCTCGCCGAGGAGTCGGAGTCGCGGGGCGAGCCGCTGCCGCTCATCGGCTTCGCCGGGGCGCCGTTCACCCTCGCCGCCTACCTCGTCGAGGGCGGCCCCTCGAAGGATCACCTCGCTGCGCGCCGCCTCATCCACGAGGACCCGGCGGCCTGGAACGCCCTCACCGAGTGGCTGGCGCGGGTGACGGGGGAGTTCCTCGCGCTGCAGGTCGCATCCGGCGCCAGCGCCGCGCAGCTGTTCGACTCGTGGGCCGGCGGTCTGCCGCCCGAGGACTACCGCGCGGCGGCGCTGCCCGCGTCGGCGGCATCCCTCGACGCGGTCCGCGCCCTGCCGGTGCCCGAGGGCGCGGGGATCGACCACATCCCGCTCGTCCACTTCGGCGTCGGCACGGGCGAGATCCTGCGCGACATGGCTTCGATCGGCATCGACGCGCTGGGCGTCGACTACCGCGTGCCGCTCGACGAGGCCGCACGCCGCGTCGGGTCGCACCTGACGCTGCAGGGAAACCTCGATCCCGCGCTCCTGTTCGCCCCCGCCGGCGTACGGGATGCCGCGATCGAGCGGATCCTCGAGGCCGGCCGCTCGGCGCGCGCTCACGTGTTCAACCTCGGCCACGGCGTACCGATGCAGGCCGACCCCGACGCCATCAGCTCGGTCGTCCGCACCGTCCACGGCTGGCGGTCGGCATGA
- a CDS encoding protoporphyrinogen/coproporphyrinogen oxidase, with the protein MTSDADLVVIGGGIAGLVVALEAVTAGARVILLESDDRTGGMLRRGRIAGVEVDLGAESFAKRTDAVPRLIADFGLPLEVVSPRSGPAHLVSRRGVGAAGLWSRLPLPRRTVIGIPADPLAADVVAIIGERAAQRAAAEVLAAPIDPTASLADVVEERLGAGILADLVDPLCRSIYSQPAAAVPLPRLHPKMWAAFERTGSLLAAAAEVAPDAPGGTAVGGIAGGMWRLADAVATLALERGADIRTGVAVRTLDPNAGGVRVIASSGETLRAGNVVVATGPRGAASLLGRVTGTMDAADLDAAASAPIQPAVRLLTAAVTAADLGAEPVGSGVIVAPEAPTAAKALTHIDAKWAWARAALPVGTHLVRLSARADDTAGLDSATAIAREISHLTGARVDRDDIGEIITTRWDDAVVPAESAAWTDTVAEAAARGIRVTGAVAAGTGLASVIPHARALAHDLLTVTSDRKEP; encoded by the coding sequence ATGACCTCCGACGCCGATCTCGTCGTCATCGGCGGCGGCATCGCCGGACTCGTGGTCGCGCTCGAGGCGGTGACCGCCGGAGCGCGCGTGATCCTGCTCGAGTCGGACGACCGGACCGGAGGGATGCTGCGCCGCGGACGCATCGCCGGTGTCGAGGTCGATCTCGGCGCCGAGTCGTTCGCCAAGCGCACCGACGCGGTGCCGCGGCTCATCGCCGACTTCGGGCTGCCGCTCGAGGTCGTCTCGCCCCGATCCGGTCCGGCGCACCTCGTGTCGCGTCGCGGCGTCGGTGCGGCCGGTTTGTGGTCCCGGCTGCCGCTGCCGCGTCGCACGGTCATCGGCATCCCCGCGGATCCGCTCGCCGCCGACGTCGTCGCGATCATCGGCGAGCGCGCCGCGCAGCGTGCTGCGGCCGAGGTGCTCGCCGCGCCGATCGACCCGACAGCGTCGCTGGCCGACGTCGTCGAGGAGCGGCTGGGCGCCGGCATCCTCGCCGACCTCGTCGACCCGCTGTGCCGCAGCATCTACTCCCAGCCGGCCGCGGCCGTGCCGCTGCCGCGCCTGCATCCCAAGATGTGGGCGGCGTTCGAGCGCACGGGGTCACTGCTCGCCGCGGCCGCGGAGGTCGCTCCGGATGCCCCGGGCGGCACCGCCGTCGGCGGCATCGCCGGCGGCATGTGGCGTCTCGCCGACGCCGTCGCGACGCTGGCGCTCGAGCGCGGCGCCGACATCCGGACGGGGGTCGCCGTGCGGACGCTCGACCCGAACGCCGGCGGTGTACGCGTCATCGCCTCGTCGGGTGAGACCCTCCGCGCGGGCAACGTGGTCGTCGCAACCGGACCGCGCGGCGCCGCCTCGCTGCTCGGCCGCGTGACCGGCACGATGGATGCCGCCGACCTCGACGCCGCCGCGTCGGCGCCCATCCAGCCCGCCGTCCGCCTGCTCACCGCCGCCGTCACCGCCGCCGACCTCGGCGCCGAGCCCGTGGGCTCCGGGGTCATCGTCGCGCCCGAGGCCCCGACGGCCGCGAAGGCCCTGACCCACATCGACGCCAAGTGGGCATGGGCCCGAGCGGCGCTGCCGGTCGGAACGCACCTCGTGCGGTTGTCGGCGCGCGCCGACGACACCGCCGGGCTCGACTCCGCCACGGCGATCGCGCGCGAGATCTCGCATCTCACCGGTGCTCGCGTCGACCGGGACGACATCGGCGAGATCATCACCACCCGCTGGGACGATGCCGTCGTGCCCGCGGAGTCGGCGGCGTGGACCGACACGGTGGCCGAGGCCGCCGCGCGCGGCATCCGCGTCACGGGAGCCGTCGCGGCCGGCACCGGACTCGCGTCGGTGATCCCGCACGCTCGTGCGCTCGCGCACGACCTCCTCACCGTTACCTCCGACCGAAAGGAGCCCTGA
- the hemQ gene encoding hydrogen peroxide-dependent heme synthase, with amino-acid sequence MTENIPLGYTLFAILAGPRPRPQAPTDADIAELERLVAELPGAGVTVRGVYDVTGMRGAADLMIWLHTAPGSDDDPAALQRALRALRRTSALAAFDLEWSAMGVHREAEFNKRHVPGYLRGEHAREWLCLYPFVRSYEWYLLPEEERSAMLAQHGRRGAKFADVIANTVSTFALSDYEWLLPLESDELISLVDLMRDLRATDARRHVREEVPFYTGRRVEVAELTEVLS; translated from the coding sequence ATGACGGAGAACATTCCGCTCGGCTACACCCTCTTCGCGATCCTCGCCGGTCCTCGCCCGCGGCCGCAGGCGCCGACCGACGCCGACATCGCCGAGCTCGAGCGCCTGGTCGCCGAGCTGCCCGGCGCCGGCGTCACGGTGCGCGGTGTGTACGACGTGACCGGCATGCGCGGCGCGGCGGACCTGATGATCTGGCTGCACACCGCCCCCGGATCCGACGACGACCCCGCTGCACTGCAGCGCGCCCTGCGCGCCCTGCGACGCACATCGGCGCTCGCGGCGTTCGACCTCGAATGGAGCGCGATGGGAGTCCATCGCGAGGCGGAGTTCAACAAGCGTCACGTGCCGGGATACCTGCGGGGAGAACACGCCCGCGAGTGGCTGTGCCTGTACCCGTTCGTCCGCAGCTACGAGTGGTACCTGCTGCCCGAGGAGGAGCGCTCGGCGATGCTCGCTCAGCACGGCCGCCGCGGGGCGAAGTTCGCCGACGTGATCGCGAACACCGTCTCGACCTTCGCTCTCAGCGACTACGAGTGGCTGCTGCCGCTCGAGAGCGACGAGCTGATCAGCCTCGTCGACCTCATGCGCGACCTTCGCGCCACCGACGCGCGCCGCCACGTGCGCGAAGAGGTCCCGTTCTACACCGGTCGCCGCGTCGAGGTGGCCGAACTCACGGAGGTGCTGTCCTGA
- a CDS encoding ferrochelatase, with protein MGATEFRPKPPRATSAPPCAPGCAVPAASPAACSGAPHVTEPTSYDALLLLGFGGPEGQDDVLPFLRNVTAGRGIPDERLEEVAHHYRHFGGVSPINQHNRELKAALEAEIAARGLDLPVYWGNRNWMPYVDDALRALHADGHRRVIAVATSAYSSYSSCRQYREDLADAMEATGLAGEVEIDKVRQFFDHPGFVAPFIEGIRDGLAQVRAQGIDERDVEILFSTHSIPNSDADRSGPPERGFGPGGAYVAQHTAVAEAIVAELGTTAPWQLVFQSRSGPPSVPWLEPDINDAIAELPASGRKAVLIVPLGFVSDHMEVLWDLDTEAMETAEEHGLFAVRTASPSTHPAYVAGLVDLVEERLHATPVDERPAVTSLGPWYDVCRPGCCENKRLGVQPALAGVAP; from the coding sequence ATGGGTGCGACCGAGTTCCGACCGAAGCCGCCGCGTGCGACGAGCGCACCCCCGTGCGCCCCCGGCTGCGCGGTGCCGGCCGCAAGCCCCGCCGCGTGCTCGGGGGCCCCGCACGTCACCGAGCCCACCTCGTACGACGCCCTGCTGCTGCTGGGCTTCGGCGGTCCCGAGGGCCAGGACGACGTCCTTCCCTTCCTGCGCAACGTCACCGCCGGGCGCGGCATCCCCGATGAGCGCCTCGAAGAGGTCGCCCACCACTACCGCCACTTCGGCGGCGTCTCGCCCATCAATCAGCACAATCGCGAGCTCAAGGCCGCCCTCGAGGCCGAGATCGCCGCCCGCGGGCTCGACCTGCCGGTGTACTGGGGCAACCGCAACTGGATGCCGTACGTCGACGACGCGCTGCGCGCCTTGCACGCCGACGGCCACCGCCGCGTCATCGCGGTCGCCACGAGCGCGTACAGCTCGTACTCGTCGTGCCGCCAGTACCGCGAGGACCTCGCCGACGCCATGGAGGCCACGGGCCTTGCCGGAGAGGTCGAGATCGACAAGGTGCGCCAGTTCTTCGACCACCCCGGCTTCGTGGCCCCCTTCATCGAGGGCATCCGCGACGGACTGGCGCAGGTACGCGCGCAGGGCATCGACGAGCGGGACGTCGAGATCCTCTTCTCGACGCACTCCATCCCCAACTCCGACGCCGATCGCTCCGGCCCGCCCGAGCGCGGGTTCGGACCGGGCGGGGCGTATGTCGCCCAGCACACCGCGGTCGCCGAGGCGATCGTCGCGGAGCTCGGGACCACGGCGCCGTGGCAGCTGGTGTTCCAGAGCCGGTCGGGCCCGCCCTCCGTGCCGTGGCTCGAGCCCGACATCAACGACGCGATCGCTGAGCTGCCCGCCTCGGGTCGCAAGGCCGTGCTGATCGTGCCGCTCGGCTTCGTCAGCGACCACATGGAGGTGCTCTGGGACCTCGACACCGAGGCGATGGAGACCGCCGAAGAGCACGGTCTGTTCGCCGTCCGCACGGCGTCGCCGAGCACGCACCCGGCGTACGTCGCCGGACTGGTCGACCTCGTCGAGGAGCGGCTGCACGCGACCCCCGTCGACGAGCGGCCCGCGGTGACCTCGCTCGGCCCGTGGTACGACGTCTGCCGTCCCGGGTGCTGCGAGAACAAGCGCCTCGGCGTCCAGCCGGCGCTCGCGGGGGTGGCGCCGTGA
- the hemC gene encoding hydroxymethylbilane synthase has translation MTDAPVLRLGTRASLLATTQSQHVADAITTATGIPVELVEITTDGDVLTGSLAQMGGTGVFATALREALVRGDCDLVVHSMKDLPTAPYPGLEIAAVPPRAPQRDVLCGPEAGASLDALPEGAVVGTGSPRRVAQVLRRRPDLQVRDIRGNVDTRLRKVRDGEYDAIVLAEAGLRRIGRDSAIGEVFSLDAWPTSAGQGALAVEVRTADLDGPIGRAVGLIDDSASASRALLERAVLRRLEAGCAAPVGITVTGLGSESVFVAEVYAPDGARTVRAVRSLQADLTSPAERESIAADVVAELLDGGAADIADLPGTSR, from the coding sequence GTGACGGACGCCCCCGTCCTGCGGCTGGGCACGCGCGCGAGCCTGCTCGCCACGACCCAGTCGCAGCACGTCGCCGACGCGATCACCACGGCCACCGGCATCCCGGTCGAGCTCGTGGAGATCACGACCGACGGCGACGTGCTCACCGGGTCGCTCGCGCAGATGGGCGGCACCGGCGTGTTCGCGACGGCGCTGCGCGAGGCGCTCGTCCGCGGCGACTGCGACCTCGTCGTGCACTCGATGAAGGACTTGCCGACCGCGCCCTACCCGGGCCTGGAGATCGCGGCGGTTCCGCCGCGTGCGCCGCAGCGCGACGTGCTGTGCGGCCCCGAGGCGGGCGCATCGCTCGACGCGCTGCCCGAGGGAGCGGTCGTCGGCACGGGTTCGCCCCGGCGCGTCGCCCAGGTGCTGCGCCGGCGACCCGACCTGCAGGTGCGCGACATCCGAGGCAACGTCGACACGCGCCTGCGGAAGGTGCGCGACGGCGAGTACGACGCCATCGTGCTCGCCGAGGCCGGCCTGCGCCGCATCGGACGTGACAGCGCCATCGGCGAGGTCTTCTCCCTGGACGCCTGGCCGACCTCAGCCGGGCAGGGAGCTCTGGCGGTGGAGGTTCGCACGGCGGATCTCGACGGGCCGATCGGTCGAGCCGTCGGGCTGATCGACGACTCCGCATCGGCCTCGCGCGCCCTCCTCGAGCGGGCCGTGCTGCGCCGGCTCGAAGCGGGCTGCGCGGCGCCGGTCGGCATCACCGTCACGGGACTGGGCTCGGAATCCGTCTTCGTGGCCGAGGTGTACGCACCCGACGGCGCGCGCACGGTACGCGCGGTGCGGTCGCTGCAGGCGGACCTCACCTCTCCCGCTGAGCGCGAGAGCATCGCGGCCGATGTCGTCGCCGAGCTGCTGGACGGCGGTGCCGCGGACATCGCCGATCTGCCGGGGACGAGCCGGTGA
- a CDS encoding uroporphyrinogen-III synthase, protein MSGGLRGRRILIPRGGAWGERVRDEIERRGATGVIAPLIQSRPPRDTAARDAAFARLAAGDYAWVFITSAATVEQLVAQQVSIPVGTRIAAVGRPTARAVADAGFEVEFVPVGTSSATNMIAQWCAGRSPRSTGRCLVLRSDLAMAVISDELELQGYEVDVCIAYRTVGVDLDPVIADEVRTGAIDTVLLTSLSVGRELRRQVGIPGPEVFIASIGPGTTRDAEKLGYTVHHTAHSQSVDALLAELDARPGTEESS, encoded by the coding sequence GTGAGCGGAGGACTGCGTGGCCGCCGCATCCTGATCCCGCGCGGCGGCGCCTGGGGTGAGCGCGTGCGCGACGAGATCGAGCGTCGCGGCGCGACGGGCGTCATCGCGCCGCTGATCCAGTCGCGTCCGCCGCGCGACACGGCAGCGCGCGACGCCGCCTTCGCTCGGCTGGCCGCCGGCGACTACGCGTGGGTGTTCATCACGAGCGCGGCCACGGTCGAGCAGCTGGTGGCCCAGCAGGTCTCGATCCCGGTCGGAACGCGCATCGCCGCCGTCGGTCGGCCCACCGCGCGGGCGGTCGCGGACGCCGGCTTCGAGGTCGAGTTCGTTCCGGTCGGGACGTCGTCGGCGACCAACATGATCGCCCAGTGGTGCGCCGGTCGGTCGCCGCGCTCGACCGGCCGCTGCCTCGTGCTGCGATCGGATCTGGCCATGGCGGTCATCAGCGACGAACTGGAGCTGCAGGGCTACGAGGTCGACGTCTGCATCGCCTATCGCACGGTCGGCGTCGACCTCGACCCGGTGATCGCGGACGAGGTGCGCACCGGCGCCATCGACACGGTGCTGCTCACCTCGCTCAGCGTGGGGCGCGAGCTGCGGCGTCAGGTCGGCATTCCCGGCCCCGAGGTGTTCATCGCCTCGATCGGGCCGGGCACCACACGCGATGCCGAGAAGCTCGGCTACACGGTCCACCACACGGCACACTCGCAGAGCGTCGACGCCCTCCTGGCGGAGCTCGACGCGCGACCCGGAACAGAGGAATCCTCATGA
- the hemB gene encoding porphobilinogen synthase, translating to MSSFPERRLRRTRRTPAMRRLSTEHHLAAAQLVLPVFVKEGIDAAQPIASMPGVLQHPLEDIAAVVTDAAEAGVGGIMLFGVPAVRDAEGSGAVADDGILNRAIRVAAEAARGRITVQADLCLDEFTDHGHCGLLAADGSVDNDATLEVYARMALAQARAGAEILGLSGMMDGQVAVIRRALDEAGHADVALLAYSAKYASAFYGPFRDAVESTLQGDRRTYQLDPANGREGVAEAMQDIAEGADYVMVKPAGPYLDVLARVADASTVPVWAYQVSGEYAMIELAARAGAIDRERTIGESLLGIRRAGADVILTYWAREVADWIRAGKDLA from the coding sequence ATGAGCAGCTTCCCCGAGCGGCGCCTGCGTCGCACCCGTCGCACCCCGGCGATGCGCCGGCTGTCGACCGAGCACCACCTCGCAGCCGCCCAGCTGGTGCTGCCGGTGTTCGTCAAAGAGGGCATCGACGCCGCGCAGCCCATCGCCTCCATGCCCGGCGTCCTGCAGCACCCGCTCGAGGACATCGCCGCGGTCGTCACGGATGCCGCCGAGGCCGGCGTCGGCGGCATCATGCTCTTCGGCGTGCCCGCCGTGCGCGACGCCGAGGGATCGGGAGCGGTCGCGGACGACGGCATCCTCAATCGCGCGATCCGCGTCGCGGCCGAGGCTGCCCGCGGACGCATCACGGTGCAGGCGGACCTGTGCCTCGACGAGTTCACCGACCACGGTCACTGCGGCCTGCTCGCCGCCGACGGCTCGGTCGACAATGACGCGACGCTCGAGGTGTACGCGCGCATGGCCCTCGCGCAGGCGCGTGCCGGTGCCGAGATCCTCGGCCTGTCGGGCATGATGGACGGCCAGGTCGCCGTCATCCGCCGCGCCCTCGACGAGGCCGGCCACGCCGACGTGGCGCTGCTGGCCTATTCGGCGAAGTACGCCTCTGCGTTCTACGGCCCGTTTCGCGACGCGGTCGAGTCGACGCTGCAGGGCGACCGCCGCACCTATCAGCTCGACCCCGCGAACGGCCGCGAGGGCGTCGCCGAGGCCATGCAGGACATCGCCGAAGGCGCGGACTACGTCATGGTCAAGCCCGCGGGCCCCTACCTCGACGTGCTCGCCCGCGTCGCCGACGCCTCGACCGTGCCCGTGTGGGCGTACCAGGTGTCGGGCGAGTACGCGATGATCGAGCTCGCCGCGCGTGCGGGCGCCATCGACCGCGAGCGCACGATCGGCGAGTCGCTGCTCGGCATTCGTCGCGCGGGGGCGGATGTCATCCTCACCTATTGGGCCCGCGAAGTGGCGGACTGGATCCGCGCCGGAAAGGATCTCGCATGA
- the hemL gene encoding glutamate-1-semialdehyde 2,1-aminomutase, protein MSRNDDLFERARGVIPGGVNSPVRAFGSVGGTPRFFVSASGPTVTDAEGRDYVDLVASWGPALVGHAHPEVIAAVVEAAGRGLSFGASTPAETELAEEIRRRVPIAEKIRLVSTGTEATMTAIRLARGATGRDLLVKFAGHYHGHSDGLLAQAGSGLATLALPGSAGVPAAIAAQTLVVRYNDRAALEAVFAEHGERIAAVITEAAGANMGVVPPAPGFTAFLRDLTRRHGALLISDEVLTGFRSGPSGYWGVLRDAGEDVAPDLLTFGKVVGGGLPVAAIAGRAEVMDLLAPLGPVYQAGTLSGNPVAVAAGLATLRLADDAVYARITAAAETVSHAASAALTEAGMPHVVQRAGTLFSVFFGAAVVDGVPDYETATLQDAAAYAAFFHAMLDAGVSLPPSAFEAWFLTAAHDDAALERIVSALPGAARAATAAAAGA, encoded by the coding sequence ATGAGCCGCAACGACGACCTGTTCGAGCGCGCCCGCGGCGTCATCCCCGGGGGAGTGAACTCCCCGGTCCGGGCCTTCGGCTCGGTCGGCGGCACCCCCCGGTTCTTCGTCTCGGCCTCCGGCCCGACCGTCACCGATGCCGAGGGCCGCGACTACGTCGACCTCGTCGCCAGCTGGGGCCCGGCCCTCGTGGGGCACGCGCACCCCGAGGTGATCGCGGCGGTCGTCGAGGCTGCGGGCCGAGGGCTCTCGTTCGGGGCGTCGACCCCGGCCGAGACGGAGCTGGCCGAGGAGATCCGCCGTCGCGTGCCGATCGCCGAGAAGATCCGCCTCGTCTCCACGGGCACCGAGGCGACGATGACCGCGATCCGTCTCGCCCGCGGCGCGACCGGGCGCGATCTGCTCGTGAAGTTCGCCGGGCATTACCACGGTCATTCCGACGGACTGCTCGCGCAGGCCGGGTCGGGGCTCGCCACACTCGCCCTTCCCGGGTCGGCCGGGGTGCCGGCGGCCATCGCGGCGCAGACCCTCGTCGTGCGCTACAACGACCGGGCCGCGCTCGAGGCCGTCTTCGCCGAGCACGGCGAGCGGATCGCCGCCGTCATCACCGAGGCCGCGGGCGCCAACATGGGCGTCGTGCCGCCGGCTCCGGGCTTCACCGCGTTCTTGCGCGACCTCACCCGCCGGCACGGTGCGCTGCTGATCAGCGACGAGGTCCTGACCGGCTTCCGCTCCGGCCCCTCCGGCTACTGGGGCGTGCTCCGCGACGCCGGTGAGGACGTCGCGCCCGACCTCCTCACCTTCGGCAAGGTGGTCGGCGGCGGGCTCCCCGTCGCGGCGATCGCGGGCCGCGCCGAGGTGATGGACCTGCTCGCTCCGCTCGGGCCGGTCTACCAAGCCGGCACCCTGTCGGGCAATCCCGTCGCCGTCGCCGCCGGGCTCGCGACGCTGCGGCTGGCCGACGACGCGGTGTACGCGCGGATCACCGCCGCCGCCGAGACGGTGTCGCACGCGGCATCCGCGGCCCTGACCGAGGCGGGCATGCCGCACGTCGTGCAGCGGGCGGGGACGCTCTTCAGCGTCTTCTTCGGCGCGGCCGTCGTCGACGGCGTGCCCGACTACGAGACCGCGACGCTGCAGGATGCCGCCGCCTATGCGGCCTTCTTCCACGCGATGCTCGACGCGGGGGTGTCGCTGCCGCCCTCGGCTTTCGAAGCGTGGTTCCTCACCGCCGCGCACGACGACGCCGCCCTCGAGCGGATCGTCTCGGCCCTGCCCGGCGCCGCCCGCGCCGCGACCGCCGCCGCTGCCGGGGCCTGA
- the rsmA gene encoding 16S rRNA (adenine(1518)-N(6)/adenine(1519)-N(6))-dimethyltransferase RsmA — translation MPVTLLGASEIRALAAELDVTPTKKLGQNFVVDANTVRKIVHAARVQPGERVVEIGPGLGSLTLAILEAGASVTAVEIDHRLAAHLPLTAQRHGVPEGALTVVDADALRVTELPGEPTVLVANLPYNVSVPVLLHFLETFPYLQRGVVMVQAEVAERLAAAPGSKIYGSPSAKAAWYGSWRLAGTVSRQVFWPVPNVDSLLVAFERDAAPRGDDDLRRRTFQIVDAAFGQRRKMLRQAVAPVLGGTAAAASAALEAAGIDPTLRGEQLTIDDFVRVAASVH, via the coding sequence ATGCCTGTGACCCTGCTCGGTGCGTCCGAGATCCGCGCTCTCGCGGCCGAACTCGACGTCACGCCGACCAAGAAGCTCGGGCAGAACTTCGTCGTCGACGCCAACACCGTGCGCAAGATCGTGCATGCCGCACGGGTGCAGCCCGGAGAGCGCGTCGTCGAGATCGGACCGGGCCTCGGTTCGCTGACCCTGGCGATCCTCGAGGCCGGCGCGAGCGTGACGGCTGTGGAGATCGATCACCGCCTGGCGGCGCACCTGCCCCTCACGGCGCAGCGCCACGGCGTGCCCGAGGGGGCCCTCACCGTCGTGGACGCCGATGCCCTGCGGGTGACGGAGCTGCCCGGCGAGCCGACGGTGCTCGTGGCGAACCTGCCGTACAACGTGAGTGTGCCGGTGCTCCTGCACTTCCTCGAGACCTTTCCGTACCTCCAGCGCGGAGTCGTGATGGTGCAGGCCGAGGTCGCCGAGCGCCTGGCCGCTGCGCCGGGCTCGAAGATCTACGGTTCTCCCAGCGCGAAGGCGGCTTGGTACGGCTCCTGGCGCCTCGCCGGCACGGTCTCGCGTCAGGTGTTCTGGCCGGTGCCGAACGTCGACAGCCTGCTCGTGGCGTTCGAGCGCGACGCCGCGCCCCGCGGTGACGACGACCTGCGCCGCCGGACGTTCCAGATCGTCGACGCCGCGTTCGGCCAGCGGCGCAAGATGCTGCGGCAGGCGGTCGCGCCCGTTCTCGGAGGCACGGCGGCCGCCGCGTCGGCCGCCCTCGAGGCGGCGGGCATCGACCCGACGCTGCGCGGCGAGCAGCTGACGATCGACGACTTCGTGCGCGTCGCGGCATCCGTTCACTGA